A genomic segment from Toxotes jaculatrix isolate fToxJac2 chromosome 6, fToxJac2.pri, whole genome shotgun sequence encodes:
- the si:dkey-183n20.15 gene encoding RING-HC_RNF170 domain-containing protein, whose amino-acid sequence MHPYNKSQSRLDHLSSEGPLGQGHLGYSGSSVCAPEQSTSTYTSCHKESADLCHRDLHCPVCLQPASFPVQTNCGHLFCAPCLIAYWRHGSWLDAISCPLCRQKVSVLCHLFNESRSDRQSKEVLGEITDYNKRYSGAPRRVTDYLCDAPLLLQLLARGLGTMGGLVWLFLFRVALCCVGTVVSISSPPLDPLSSSSASPMETDPSLWGLLGVLDDLVVVILLLICVININQQMVPETGGHSANATTSRGVMGTSL is encoded by the exons ATGCACCCGTACAACAAATCTCAGTCCAG ACTGGACCATCTCTCCTCTGAGGGTCCTCTGGGCCAGGGTCACCTTGGGTACTCCGGATCTTCGGTTTGTGCACCAGAGCAGTCAACATCAACGTATACGAGCTGCCACAAG GAATCTGCAGATTTATGCCATCGAGACTTGCACTGCCCGGTCTGCCTGCAGCCTGCCAGCTTCCCAGTCCAGACCAACTGTGGCCATTTGTTCTGTG CTCCCTGTTTGATCGCCTACTGGAGACATGGGTCGTGGTTGGACGCAATCAGCTGCCCTCTCTGTAGACAGAAG GTCAGCGTGCTGTGCCATCTATTCAACGAGAGCCGATCAGACCGACAGTCGAAGGAAGTTCTTGGGGAAATCACAGATTACAACAAGCGTTACTCTGGAGCCCCACGACGG GTAACAGACTACCTCTGTGACGCACCCCTTCTCCTGCAGTTACTGGCCCGTGGCCTTGGCACCATGGGAGGTCTTGTCTGGCTGTTTTTATTCAGAGTGGCCCTGTGCTGCGTGGGGACCGTGGTGTccatctcctcccctcctctggaCCCACTCTCTTCTTCATCAGCAAGCCCCATGGAGACAGACCCCTCCCTATGGGGACTGCTGGGCGTCCTGGATGACCTGGTGGTGGTGATCCTGCTCCTTATCTGCGTTATCAACATCAACCAGCAAATGGTGCCGGAGACCGGAGGACATTCTGCCAATGCTACAACCTCACGAGGAGTAATGGGGACTTCACTGTAG